In Neoarius graeffei isolate fNeoGra1 chromosome 17, fNeoGra1.pri, whole genome shotgun sequence, a single window of DNA contains:
- the LOC132901100 gene encoding odorant receptor 131-2, whose protein sequence is MCTKECNSSHHLQLVQSASIRLNVSMAITQIFVWPLIYINILMLITFSRKQAFRTETRYLLFAHTLFVELIFLMLIDFVIILTYNYVLMPMAFCIPICMLMETLTTCTPLTITAMCVECYVAICMPLRHSAISTDSRTIIAIFIIWILSSIQSFVDLFILVTTASKEYLSQFSFCHYEIMMPEKWHRLLRSVIYVISFIIVLFVELFCYVMIVISARAASIDKKSASKGLRTISLHMLQLTLCTIEIFCPYIEAVILEQDIQLYLSVRFFNFIMFNLIARAVSPLIYGLRDEKFYATLVYYIRCRQNHISSESRVPNTKQ, encoded by the coding sequence ATGTGTACAAAGGAGTGTAACAGCAGTCATCATTTGCAACTGGTCCAGTCAGCGTCAATAAGATTGAATGTATCAATGGCCATAACCCAGATCTTTGTGTGGCCATTGATCTATATCAACATCCTGATGCTTATCACCTTTTCCAGAAAGCAAGCCTTTAGAACTGAAACACGCTATCTTCTGTTTGCCCATACCTTATTTGTGGAATTGATTTTTCTTATGCTGATAGATTTTGTCATCATTCTCACATACAACTATGTATTGATGCCCATGGCATTCTGTATTCCAATTTGCATGctcatggagacacttacaacATGCACACCATTAACTATCACTGCAATGTGTGTGGAATGTTATGTGGCCATTTGCATGCCACTGAGACATAGTGCTATCTCAACTGACAGCAGAACCATTATAGCTATTTTTATCATTTGGATCTTAAGCTCCATACAGTCATTTGTGGATTTGTTCATCCTTGTCACAACTGCCTCGAAAGAATATCTGTCTCAGTTTTCCTTCTGTCATTATGAAATTATGATGCCAGAAAAATGGCACCGCTTATTGAGGAGTGTTATATATGTTATTAGTTTTATAATAGTTTTATTTGTTGAGTTATTTTGCTATGTTATGATTGTGATCTCTGCCCGAGCAGCCTCTATTGACAAGAAATCAGCAAGCAAAGGTCTGCGCACCATTTCTTTGCATATGCTTCAGCTTACATTGTGTACAATTGAAATTTTTTGTCCCTATATTGAAGCAGTAATCTTGGAGCAAGATATTCAGTTATATTTGTCAGTCCGCTTTTTCAATTTCATAATGTTCAATCTCATTGCTAGGGCAGTTAGTCCACTTATTTATGGCCTAAGAGATGAAAAATTTTATGCTACCCTAGTGTACTACATCAGATGTAGACAAAATCATATTTCATCTGAAAGCAGAGTCCCAAATACAAAGCAATAa